One genomic window of Halomicrobium sp. LC1Hm includes the following:
- a CDS encoding rubrerythrin-like domain-containing protein → MRDVNQEPEEETPYECFDCGTIVVTEDNPTTCPECGGEIRNRLTPIE, encoded by the coding sequence ATGAGAGATGTCAACCAGGAGCCCGAGGAAGAGACGCCGTACGAGTGCTTCGACTGTGGAACGATCGTCGTCACCGAGGACAACCCGACCACCTGTCCGGAGTGTGGCGGCGAGATACGGAATCGCCTGACACCGATCGAGTGA
- a CDS encoding PAS domain-containing protein has protein sequence MTTHRSERERVRVLAVTADPSFASSCERHLGEHDALTVTTAGTVGEGIERLAGDRGVDCIVSDHDLPDTDGLAFLESVRTQAPMLPFVLFTSEGNEEIASHAISADVTEYLIKGRHDDQWDRLATLVVDAVDYHRSQQGLFDPETRATTLLDAANDMIAVVRDDHCEYVNATGLDLLALDDRTQAAGHPIESWLSPPDGGDLAASLATVQSGDQPVEQFETILTTSADRELSVEVTATRVHWSDGPATVLVVRDIDDRRADEQMLRQFQRAVEAAGHAIYMTDPDGTITYVNPAFEEMTGYESDDVLGKTPAILSSGTMSEEYYEDLWSTITSGDVWEEEIRDRRQSGALYYAHQTIAPLTDDDGEVVSYVAIQNDTTEQRRREAQLRQYEHAIEGASELIAAVDHDYQFLFANESYRQFHGMDPESVTETRLVDLLASEQFEVVEPYLDRGFEGETVQFRATRTRSGRSDHTFNVQYTPLTDESGTIQGLVATMRDVTEQVEREQQLASLDRLLRHNLHNALNVIRGRAEIIDARASKEVAELAAPIEDAVERLLTQANKEREIVELLTEPPTHATLDLTRVVTDLVAELEAEHADAEIAVDVDAGLQLTTAGEIERAIRELVENAVVHSDRDHPEVSVVGRQTGGSVEITVTDDGPGIPARERKVITEDSSIEPLLHSSGMGLWLVKRIVTAVDGTLQFDDAEPRGSAVTLVLPGGSRAE, from the coding sequence ATGACCACCCACAGGAGTGAGCGTGAGCGCGTGCGCGTGCTCGCGGTGACGGCAGACCCCTCGTTCGCGAGTTCCTGTGAGCGTCACCTCGGCGAACACGACGCCCTCACCGTCACCACGGCGGGGACGGTCGGAGAGGGGATCGAACGACTCGCTGGCGACAGGGGTGTCGACTGCATCGTCAGCGACCACGATCTGCCCGACACGGACGGGCTCGCGTTTCTCGAATCGGTCCGGACGCAGGCACCGATGCTCCCGTTCGTACTGTTCACCAGCGAAGGGAACGAAGAGATCGCCAGCCACGCGATCTCCGCCGACGTGACGGAGTACCTCATCAAGGGGCGTCACGACGACCAGTGGGACCGACTGGCGACGCTCGTCGTCGACGCGGTCGACTACCACCGCAGCCAGCAGGGCCTGTTCGATCCCGAGACGCGAGCGACTACGTTGTTAGACGCTGCAAACGACATGATCGCCGTCGTTCGCGACGACCACTGTGAGTACGTCAACGCGACCGGCCTCGATCTGCTGGCCCTCGACGACCGAACTCAAGCCGCCGGCCATCCCATCGAGTCGTGGCTGTCGCCGCCCGACGGAGGAGACCTCGCCGCGTCGCTAGCTACCGTACAGTCTGGCGACCAGCCAGTCGAGCAGTTCGAAACGATCCTGACGACCAGCGCGGACCGAGAGCTGTCGGTCGAAGTCACCGCGACGCGAGTTCACTGGAGCGACGGTCCGGCGACCGTGCTGGTGGTGCGAGACATCGACGACCGGAGAGCCGACGAGCAGATGCTCCGACAGTTCCAGCGAGCCGTCGAGGCGGCCGGACACGCCATCTACATGACCGACCCGGACGGCACGATCACCTACGTCAACCCCGCCTTCGAGGAGATGACGGGCTACGAGAGCGACGACGTGCTCGGGAAGACGCCCGCGATCCTCTCCTCTGGCACGATGTCAGAGGAGTACTACGAGGACCTGTGGTCGACTATCACGAGCGGCGACGTGTGGGAAGAAGAGATCCGCGACCGCCGGCAGTCGGGGGCGCTGTACTACGCCCATCAGACGATCGCTCCCCTGACCGACGACGACGGCGAGGTGGTGTCCTACGTCGCGATTCAAAACGACACGACGGAACAGCGCCGACGGGAGGCACAGCTCCGGCAGTACGAGCACGCGATCGAGGGGGCGAGTGAGCTGATCGCCGCGGTCGATCACGACTACCAGTTCCTCTTTGCCAACGAGTCCTATCGGCAGTTCCACGGGATGGACCCGGAGTCGGTCACTGAGACGCGGCTGGTCGACCTCCTGGCCTCCGAACAGTTCGAGGTCGTCGAGCCCTACCTCGACCGAGGCTTCGAGGGCGAGACGGTCCAGTTCCGCGCGACACGAACGCGATCGGGCAGATCCGACCACACGTTCAACGTCCAGTACACGCCGCTGACCGACGAGAGTGGGACGATCCAGGGGTTGGTCGCCACAATGCGAGACGTGACCGAACAGGTCGAGCGCGAACAACAGCTCGCCTCGCTGGATCGCCTGCTCAGGCACAACCTCCACAACGCGCTGAACGTCATCCGCGGGCGGGCAGAGATCATCGACGCTCGTGCCTCGAAAGAGGTCGCAGAACTCGCAGCGCCGATCGAAGACGCGGTCGAACGACTGCTCACGCAGGCGAACAAGGAACGCGAGATCGTCGAGCTGTTGACCGAACCGCCGACGCACGCGACGCTCGATCTCACGCGGGTCGTGACGGATCTGGTCGCCGAGCTAGAGGCCGAGCACGCAGACGCCGAGATCGCCGTCGACGTCGACGCCGGCCTCCAGCTGACGACGGCCGGCGAGATCGAGCGCGCGATCCGCGAACTCGTCGAGAACGCCGTCGTCCACTCAGACCGCGATCACCCCGAGGTGTCGGTGGTCGGCCGCCAGACCGGCGGCTCGGTGGAGATCACCGTCACGGACGACGGGCCGGGAATCCCGGCCCGGGAACGGAAAGTCATCACCGAAGACAGCAGCATCGAACCGCTGTTACACAGCAGCGGCATGGGGCTGTGGCTGGTCAAACGGATCGTGACCGCCGTCGACGGCACGCTCCAGTTCGACGACGCCGAGCCACGAGGGAGCGCCGTCACACTCGTCCTCCCCGGCGGGAGCCGGGCGGAGTGA
- a CDS encoding globin-coupled sensor protein: MKDWSNTFGDGGLNALLDVDSLVAACGIDKSEIEWRKEFVGFDETDEQHLSELEELFRAHTDEIADGFYDNLTDHQQTSDVIGRSDKSLQQLKETQSAYLVTLASGEYGMDYFRDRARIGKIHDLLEMPMKHYIGQYGVYYDLIFPLLFDRVEERLVDRLTDTAALAGDGGPQTVEAGTRESVEEIVGEELDRGLEEILAVLRIINLDMQVVADTYIHSYSQELEQSIEEREQLMAEIEQDLADPIRTLRDSAEDVATSTDEISDIAREQAETTETVGREVSNVSATVEEIASTADEVAATSERAERLAEDGRTAAADAIEAMERVQESSGDVVSDVDRLEERVAEIDEIVDMINDISDQTNMLALNASIEAARAGEAGDGFAVVADEVKSLAEESRTHASEIEEMVEEIQADTENAVASLEATAKDVDRGIERVESATETLQEIVDVVAEASRGIHEVSDATDDQAASAEAVAGMVDELVDQADQVADEVEAVAAANEEQTKTIREISETAERLAE, translated from the coding sequence ATGAAAGACTGGTCGAACACCTTCGGAGACGGCGGCCTCAACGCCCTCCTCGACGTCGACTCGCTCGTCGCCGCGTGTGGCATCGACAAGTCGGAGATCGAGTGGCGAAAGGAGTTCGTCGGCTTCGACGAGACCGACGAACAGCACCTCTCGGAACTCGAAGAACTGTTTCGAGCCCACACCGACGAGATCGCAGACGGCTTCTACGACAACCTGACCGACCACCAGCAGACCAGCGACGTGATCGGCCGGTCGGACAAGTCTCTCCAGCAGCTCAAAGAGACCCAGTCCGCGTATCTCGTGACCCTCGCGAGCGGTGAGTACGGAATGGACTACTTCCGCGACCGCGCGCGGATCGGCAAGATCCACGATCTGCTCGAAATGCCGATGAAACACTACATCGGACAGTACGGCGTCTACTACGATCTCATCTTCCCGCTCCTGTTCGACCGGGTCGAGGAACGGCTCGTCGACCGCCTGACAGACACAGCGGCTCTCGCGGGCGACGGCGGTCCCCAGACGGTCGAGGCAGGCACCCGAGAGTCGGTCGAGGAGATCGTCGGCGAAGAACTGGATCGCGGCCTCGAAGAGATCCTCGCAGTCTTGCGAATTATCAACCTCGACATGCAGGTCGTCGCCGACACGTACATCCACTCCTACAGTCAGGAACTCGAACAGTCGATCGAAGAGCGCGAGCAGCTCATGGCGGAGATCGAGCAGGACCTCGCAGATCCGATCCGGACGCTCCGAGACTCCGCCGAGGACGTGGCCACCAGCACAGACGAGATCAGCGACATCGCTCGCGAACAGGCAGAGACGACCGAAACCGTCGGACGCGAGGTCAGCAACGTCAGCGCGACCGTCGAAGAGATCGCCTCGACGGCCGACGAGGTCGCGGCCACGAGCGAGCGTGCCGAGCGACTCGCCGAGGACGGGCGGACCGCCGCCGCCGACGCGATCGAGGCGATGGAGCGAGTTCAGGAGTCGTCCGGAGACGTCGTCAGCGACGTGGACCGGCTGGAAGAGCGTGTCGCAGAGATCGACGAGATCGTGGACATGATCAACGACATCTCCGATCAGACGAACATGCTGGCGCTGAACGCCTCCATCGAGGCCGCCCGTGCCGGCGAGGCCGGCGACGGCTTCGCCGTCGTCGCAGACGAGGTCAAGAGCCTCGCCGAGGAGTCTCGCACACACGCCAGCGAGATCGAGGAGATGGTCGAGGAGATCCAGGCCGACACCGAGAACGCAGTCGCCAGTCTCGAAGCGACCGCGAAGGACGTCGACCGCGGGATCGAGCGGGTCGAATCGGCGACGGAGACCCTCCAGGAGATCGTCGACGTCGTGGCCGAGGCCTCTCGCGGGATCCACGAGGTCTCGGACGCGACCGACGATCAGGCCGCCTCTGCGGAGGCGGTGGCGGGTATGGTGGACGAACTCGTCGACCAGGCTGACCAGGTCGCCGACGAGGTAGAAGCCGTCGCAGCCGCAAACGAAGAGCAGACGAAGACGATCCGCGAGATCAGCGAGACGGCAGAGCGACTCGCAGAGTGA
- a CDS encoding bacterio-opsin activator domain-containing protein, with product MAPDTLASARTLLVGTSEWVDNAATAFDERTTLLRADTADAALTLIDERSPDCLVTAYDLPDSTGVDLLRDVRDVASALPVVVGAADGNESAASDAIAAGVDDYVVIDETAAQPSDALLDRTRAVLEATPDSDRHERRARQFEAVFADARTATWVLDPDGSPVRANQTAREIGDDAASAQTGGPFWTLPWLSGDERTRADVQRLVERGIDGAFAHAVVTLAAIDGPSRVFDLSVRPVEDGGGGVDSIVVEAVDITDRVELERDLRRSEALHRVTLNNMTDTVLMTDEDGEYTYVCPNVHFIFGYTAAEIREQKPIEELLGEDLFDREELARRGVCKNIECTATDKAGREHTLLVNVREVSIQDGTLLYSCRDITKRKRREDALAALHGTARQFLYAETHQEIAQRVVDDAPAVLGVDAVAVYLFDDAANELRPAAYSPAATELHGPLPTVAVDDETLPGHSFVADDTLFFDDVHHADRLANRATEFRGTSYIPLGDHGVFVAASPEVGAFDDVTRELADLFAATTEAALDRVAREAQLRERDRQLQRQNEQLSALNRINDTIREIGRTIVRAETREEIDRAVCERLTDGDRFSFAWIGSVDPANERLEPRAWAGDEQGYLDCQPFAVGASDTEPSGQAAATDTVTLETNVAAGLRDEPWRTEALRRDFTSVLSVPLVYNDLSHGVLSVYADSKDAFDETARAVLAELGETIASALSALERKNALLTPSVTRVEFTVDDPTFLLSRLADQAGCTVSYQGGIRQTEAGSALFLTVEGAPVDAVVDHAAEMASVDEVQAVSADENGGVVRLVVARFLAQELADHGALLREVTASRAGTELRVDVPERITVREITELIGQTVSNVELRSRQTVEQPTRHDVRSTVLDEMTERQLEVVQTAYYSGFFESPRETNGKELAAMLDISPPAFYQHVRAAQQKLFTAVFEAHGLLESGRFNS from the coding sequence ATGGCTCCAGACACGCTTGCGTCTGCCCGAACTCTGTTGGTCGGGACCTCGGAGTGGGTCGACAACGCTGCGACGGCGTTCGACGAGCGGACGACGCTCTTGCGGGCCGACACCGCCGACGCGGCGCTCACGCTGATCGACGAGCGGTCGCCTGACTGTCTGGTCACGGCGTACGACCTCCCCGACTCGACCGGGGTCGACCTCCTGCGAGACGTTCGCGACGTGGCCTCGGCGCTCCCGGTCGTCGTCGGCGCGGCCGACGGCAACGAATCGGCGGCCAGCGACGCGATCGCCGCCGGTGTCGACGACTATGTCGTGATCGACGAAACGGCCGCGCAGCCGAGCGACGCCCTCCTCGACCGGACGAGGGCGGTGCTCGAAGCGACGCCGGACAGTGACCGTCACGAGCGCCGGGCACGCCAGTTCGAGGCGGTGTTCGCGGACGCGCGGACCGCGACGTGGGTGCTCGATCCCGACGGCTCGCCCGTGCGAGCGAACCAGACCGCTCGCGAGATCGGCGACGACGCGGCGTCGGCACAGACGGGTGGCCCGTTCTGGACGCTCCCGTGGCTGTCGGGCGACGAACGGACCAGGGCCGACGTGCAACGCCTCGTGGAGCGTGGCATCGATGGGGCTTTCGCCCACGCCGTCGTCACGCTGGCGGCGATCGACGGGCCGTCGCGAGTGTTCGACCTGTCGGTCCGGCCGGTCGAGGACGGCGGCGGCGGTGTCGATTCGATCGTCGTCGAGGCCGTCGACATCACGGACCGGGTCGAACTCGAACGCGACCTTCGCCGATCCGAGGCGCTCCACCGAGTGACGCTGAACAACATGACCGACACCGTCCTCATGACCGACGAGGACGGGGAGTACACGTACGTCTGCCCGAACGTCCACTTCATCTTCGGCTACACGGCCGCGGAGATCCGCGAGCAAAAGCCCATCGAGGAGTTGCTGGGAGAGGACCTCTTCGACCGTGAGGAGCTGGCTCGGCGTGGCGTCTGCAAGAACATCGAGTGTACGGCCACGGACAAGGCCGGACGCGAGCACACGCTCCTGGTCAACGTCCGGGAGGTGTCGATCCAGGACGGGACACTCCTCTACAGCTGTCGGGACATCACCAAACGCAAGCGCCGCGAGGACGCGCTGGCCGCGCTGCACGGGACTGCACGGCAGTTCCTCTACGCGGAGACCCACCAGGAGATCGCACAGCGCGTCGTCGACGACGCGCCGGCAGTCCTCGGCGTCGACGCCGTCGCGGTGTACCTGTTCGACGACGCGGCCAACGAACTCCGGCCGGCGGCGTACTCGCCGGCGGCGACAGAGCTACACGGCCCACTCCCGACGGTCGCGGTCGACGACGAGACGCTGCCGGGACACAGCTTCGTCGCGGACGACACGCTGTTTTTCGACGACGTTCACCACGCGGACCGACTGGCCAACCGGGCGACGGAGTTTCGCGGGACGAGCTACATCCCGCTGGGTGACCACGGCGTGTTCGTCGCCGCCTCGCCCGAGGTCGGTGCCTTCGACGACGTGACCCGTGAGCTGGCGGACCTGTTCGCCGCGACCACCGAGGCGGCGCTCGATCGCGTGGCCCGCGAGGCACAGCTCCGCGAGCGAGACCGACAACTCCAGCGCCAGAACGAGCAGCTGTCGGCGCTGAACCGCATCAACGACACGATCCGCGAGATCGGGCGGACGATCGTGCGAGCGGAGACCCGCGAGGAGATCGACCGGGCGGTCTGTGAGCGACTGACCGACGGCGACCGGTTCAGCTTCGCGTGGATCGGCTCCGTCGACCCCGCCAACGAACGCCTCGAACCGCGGGCCTGGGCCGGCGACGAGCAGGGGTATCTGGACTGCCAGCCGTTCGCCGTCGGCGCGTCTGACACCGAACCGTCCGGCCAGGCCGCGGCGACGGACACCGTGACTCTGGAGACGAACGTCGCGGCCGGACTGCGAGACGAGCCCTGGCGAACGGAGGCGCTCCGGCGCGATTTCACGTCCGTCCTGAGCGTTCCGCTCGTGTACAACGACCTCAGCCACGGCGTCCTCTCGGTCTACGCCGACTCCAAGGACGCCTTCGACGAGACGGCGCGGGCGGTGCTCGCCGAACTCGGCGAAACGATCGCGTCGGCGCTCAGCGCACTCGAACGGAAGAACGCGCTCCTCACGCCGTCGGTCACCCGCGTCGAGTTCACGGTCGACGATCCGACCTTCCTCCTCTCGCGGCTCGCCGACCAGGCGGGGTGTACGGTCAGCTACCAGGGCGGCATCCGACAGACCGAAGCGGGCAGTGCCCTCTTTCTCACCGTCGAGGGCGCGCCGGTCGACGCCGTCGTCGACCACGCCGCCGAGATGGCGTCGGTCGACGAGGTGCAGGCGGTCAGCGCCGACGAGAACGGCGGCGTCGTGCGGCTCGTCGTGGCGCGCTTTCTCGCACAGGAACTGGCCGACCACGGCGCGCTCCTCCGGGAGGTCACCGCCAGTCGAGCGGGCACCGAACTCCGCGTCGACGTGCCAGAGCGCATCACCGTCCGGGAGATCACGGAACTGATCGGCCAGACGGTGTCCAACGTCGAACTCCGCTCCAGACAGACTGTCGAGCAACCCACACGGCACGACGTTCGCTCGACCGTCCTCGACGAGATGACCGAGCGGCAACTGGAAGTGGTCCAGACCGCCTACTACAGCGGGTTCTTCGAGTCGCCCCGAGAGACCAACGGCAAGGAACTCGCGGCGATGCTCGACATCTCCCCACCCGCGTTCTACCAGCACGTCAGGGCCGCCCAGCAGAAACTGTTCACGGCGGTGTTCGAGGCACACGGCCTCCTGGAGTCTGGTAGGTTCAATAGTTAA
- the gdhB gene encoding glutamate dehydrogenase GdhB — MASESVTADRDDSEAGADTESAVETARRQLHRAAAHLDIDPAIVERLKHPTKVQEVTVPIERDDGSVEVFTGYRAQHDSVRGPHKGGLRYHPEVTRDECVGLGMWMTWKCAVMDIPFGGAKGGIAVDPKRLSASEKERLTRRFAEEIRDSIGPNRDIPAPDMGTDPQTMAWLMDAYSMQEGETVPGVVTGKPPAVGGSHGRDEAPGRSVAIVTRAAVEYYEKDLSATTVAIQGYGSVGANAARLLDDWGATIVAVSDVNGAIYDPDGLDTHSIPSHDEEPEAVTRQSVPHTITNDELLELDVDVLVPAALGNVLTAENAADVRADLVVEGANGPTTSAADEIFADRSLPVIPDILANAGGVTVSYFEWLQDINRRSWSRERVNDELESEMLAAWRDVRDAFDERDVRWRDAAYTVALERIAAAHEARGLWP; from the coding sequence ATGGCGTCCGAATCAGTAACGGCCGACCGCGACGACTCGGAGGCTGGGGCGGACACGGAGTCCGCCGTCGAGACGGCGCGCCGACAGCTCCACCGGGCCGCGGCCCACCTCGACATCGATCCCGCCATCGTCGAGCGGCTCAAACACCCCACGAAAGTTCAGGAAGTCACCGTCCCCATCGAGCGTGACGACGGCTCCGTCGAGGTGTTCACGGGGTATCGAGCCCAGCACGACAGCGTCCGTGGACCCCACAAGGGCGGCCTCCGGTATCACCCAGAGGTGACCAGAGACGAGTGTGTCGGCCTCGGGATGTGGATGACCTGGAAGTGCGCGGTCATGGACATCCCCTTCGGCGGAGCGAAAGGCGGGATCGCAGTCGACCCCAAGCGACTCAGCGCGTCCGAGAAAGAGCGCCTCACGCGTCGGTTCGCCGAGGAGATCCGCGACAGCATCGGCCCGAACAGAGACATTCCGGCCCCGGACATGGGCACCGATCCACAGACGATGGCCTGGCTCATGGACGCCTACTCGATGCAGGAAGGCGAGACGGTGCCCGGCGTCGTGACGGGGAAACCGCCGGCCGTCGGCGGGAGCCACGGCCGCGACGAGGCCCCCGGCCGGAGCGTCGCGATCGTCACCCGCGCGGCCGTCGAGTACTACGAGAAGGACCTCTCGGCGACCACGGTCGCGATCCAGGGGTACGGCAGCGTCGGCGCGAACGCTGCCCGACTCCTCGACGACTGGGGCGCGACGATCGTCGCCGTCAGCGACGTCAACGGCGCGATCTACGATCCGGACGGCCTCGACACCCACTCGATTCCCAGCCACGACGAGGAGCCAGAGGCGGTGACACGCCAGTCGGTCCCCCACACGATCACCAACGACGAACTCCTCGAACTCGACGTCGACGTGCTCGTTCCGGCCGCGCTCGGCAACGTCCTGACGGCCGAGAACGCCGCCGACGTGCGGGCCGACCTCGTCGTCGAGGGTGCCAACGGACCGACGACCAGCGCCGCAGACGAGATCTTCGCCGACCGCTCGCTCCCCGTGATCCCCGACATCCTCGCGAACGCGGGCGGCGTCACGGTGTCGTACTTCGAGTGGCTCCAGGACATCAACCGCCGCTCATGGTCCAGAGAGCGCGTCAACGACGAACTCGAAAGCGAGATGCTCGCCGCGTGGCGCGACGTTCGCGACGCGTTCGACGAGCGAGACGTTCGGTGGCGCGACGCCGCTTACACCGTCGCCCTGGAGCGCATCGCAGCGGCCCACGAGGCCAGGGGACTCTGGCCCTGA
- a CDS encoding ABC transporter substrate-binding protein, producing MGDEAHSDVPTRREYMKYGSAVVTGGLLAGCSEQSGSDATPAQSSTPTTSTPTKTSTPEDESYSVTMEPVGTLEFDAVPERVAPFTADYIDMMVALGHGDAAQSIWYQGRYKTRHYEELDGVSIDLDSLTQIWNDGISKETFYDIDADLHLMDPSAPTDWFQAWDQQDLEEIRSNVAPFLGNVIFRRTDSWHDYRYYSLYEAFEKVAEVFRERDRFEAIRSMHDELVATVQSRLPSPDERPNAALVFAGEEPEEFSPYRLSGNGANKEHYHTLGLSDAFAGSGIDGLSTTDTGTIDYETLLEIDPDSLLLRYHKQGKSREEFEASILSYMQDHPVGSQLTAVQEGRVFRGGPIYAGPLHNLFMIERYATGYFPEAFTGDELFDRQRLADIINGNV from the coding sequence ATGGGTGACGAGGCACATTCCGACGTACCGACTCGGCGCGAATACATGAAATACGGCAGTGCAGTCGTTACTGGTGGCCTACTCGCCGGCTGTAGTGAGCAGTCCGGTTCTGACGCGACCCCGGCACAGTCGAGCACTCCGACGACGTCGACGCCGACGAAAACGTCGACGCCGGAGGACGAGAGCTACTCTGTCACGATGGAACCGGTCGGCACGCTCGAATTCGACGCTGTCCCGGAGCGAGTCGCACCGTTTACCGCCGATTACATCGACATGATGGTGGCGCTTGGTCACGGAGACGCCGCCCAGTCGATCTGGTACCAGGGTCGGTACAAGACACGCCACTACGAGGAACTCGACGGCGTTTCGATCGATCTCGACTCGCTCACACAGATCTGGAACGACGGGATCTCCAAGGAGACGTTCTACGACATCGACGCGGATCTGCATCTCATGGATCCCTCCGCGCCCACCGACTGGTTCCAGGCCTGGGATCAGCAGGATCTCGAAGAGATCCGAAGCAACGTCGCCCCTTTCCTCGGCAACGTCATCTTCCGCCGGACGGACTCGTGGCACGATTACCGGTACTACTCGCTGTACGAGGCCTTCGAAAAGGTCGCCGAGGTGTTTCGGGAGCGCGATCGGTTCGAAGCGATCCGATCGATGCACGACGAACTGGTCGCGACGGTTCAGTCGCGTCTCCCGTCTCCCGACGAGCGGCCAAACGCCGCGCTCGTCTTTGCCGGCGAAGAGCCCGAAGAGTTCTCGCCGTACCGGCTTTCGGGCAACGGTGCGAACAAGGAGCACTACCACACGCTGGGGCTGTCAGATGCGTTCGCCGGGAGCGGCATCGACGGACTCTCCACGACCGACACAGGGACCATCGACTACGAAACGCTGCTGGAGATCGATCCCGACTCGCTGCTGTTGCGCTATCACAAGCAGGGCAAGAGTCGCGAGGAATTCGAGGCGTCGATCCTCTCGTACATGCAGGACCACCCGGTCGGCAGCCAACTGACCGCCGTTCAGGAGGGGCGGGTGTTCCGTGGCGGCCCGATCTATGCGGGGCCGCTTCACAACCTCTTCATGATCGAGCGCTACGCGACCGGCTACTTCCCAGAGGCGTTCACCGGGGACGAGCTGTTCGATCGACAACGCCTCGCCGACATCATTAACGGCAACGTCTGA
- a CDS encoding sulfite exporter TauE/SafE family protein: protein MSVPQVSGALAGQVELAVFALVGLLGGVHCLGMCGPLVTVYADQMGTDGPATWQTIRQHLLFNLGRTVSYTALGALFGGLGALLYDAAAVAAVANDVRAVAGLVIGGVILLVGANYLLTGTGGLFGHAPTPAVFERVSTALLDRIERWVRGPRIVALGAAHGVLPCPLLYPAFLYAFATGSPVRGGVALAVLGLATVPTVFAYGVAFQSISPRFQGPLHRVLGVTFLLLGYLPLAHGAMLLGIHLPHPTIPIYQPLG, encoded by the coding sequence ATGTCTGTCCCGCAGGTGTCTGGTGCCCTCGCTGGCCAGGTCGAACTGGCCGTCTTCGCGCTGGTCGGACTGCTGGGTGGCGTCCACTGTCTGGGCATGTGTGGACCGCTGGTGACTGTCTACGCCGATCAGATGGGGACGGACGGCCCGGCGACCTGGCAGACGATCCGCCAGCACCTGCTCTTCAACCTCGGGCGGACCGTGAGCTACACCGCCCTCGGGGCGCTGTTCGGCGGGCTGGGTGCGCTGCTGTACGACGCCGCGGCGGTCGCGGCCGTCGCGAACGACGTTCGCGCGGTCGCCGGTCTGGTGATCGGCGGTGTCATCCTCCTCGTCGGCGCGAACTACCTGTTGACGGGAACTGGGGGGCTGTTCGGTCACGCCCCGACACCGGCGGTCTTCGAACGGGTGAGTACCGCGTTGCTCGACCGGATCGAGCGGTGGGTTCGTGGCCCCCGTATCGTCGCGCTCGGCGCGGCTCACGGGGTCCTCCCGTGTCCCCTGCTGTACCCCGCGTTTCTGTACGCCTTCGCGACGGGGTCGCCGGTCCGTGGCGGCGTCGCGCTCGCCGTGCTGGGGCTGGCGACGGTGCCGACCGTCTTCGCCTACGGCGTCGCGTTCCAGTCGATCTCGCCGCGGTTTCAGGGCCCGCTCCACCGCGTCCTCGGCGTCACGTTCTTGCTGCTTGGCTACCTCCCGCTGGCACACGGTGCGATGTTGCTGGGAATCCACCTCCCGCATCCGACCATTCCGATCTACCAACCACTGGGATAA